Part of the Cloacibacterium caeni genome is shown below.
TTCATCGTATTGGATTGATGCTTTTACAGCTTCAGTTTCTAGAGTTATTCTCTCATCAGAGAATAACATGAAATGATAAATTAATATCTTAGAAGCTTCAGTTAAAGCATTTTGAGGGGTGATAGAACCATCCGTCTCAATGTCTAATACAAGTTTTTCGTAGTCTGTTTTTTGCTCTACACGATAGTTTTCAATGCTATATTGAACTTTCTTAATAGGAGTAAAGATAGAGTCAATTGCAATCGTTCCTATAGGTGCATTGTTAGATTTGTTTTGTTCTGAAGGAACATAACCTCTTCCTTTGTCGATGTTGAAATTCATTTCGAAAGACACCTCTTTTGTCAAGTTGCAGATTACTAAGTCTGGATTAAGTACCTCGAAGTTATTCATCGAGCTAGCAAAATCACCTGCAGTGATCACTTCTTTACCAGAAATTTTCACACTTACTTGTTCTGCTGATGCGTTTTCTACTTTTGCTTTAAGTCTTAATTGCTTAAGGTTAAGGATGATTTCCGTAACATCTTCTATTACACCTGGAATTGTTGAAAATTCGTGCTCTACTCCTTCTATTTTGATAGATGTGATAGCATATCCTTCTAGAGAAGAAAGTAAAACTCTTCTCAAAGCATTACCGATAGTAAGTCCGAATCCTGGCTCTAATGGTCTAAATTCGAATTGACCTTTGAAATCCGTAGAATTAAGTAGAATTACTTTGTCGGGTTTTATGAATTGTAAAATTGCCATAATATTGGGTTGAGCAAAAATTTGATTAAAATTATTTAGAGTATAATTCGACGATTAGCTGTTCTTTGATATCTTCAGGGATCTGAATTCTTTCAGGAGCTGAGATAAAAGTACCTTCTTTCTTTTCGTCGTTAAATTGTAACCATTCATAAGATGATTTAGAAGCTAATGAATCAGCAATTACTTCTAGAGATTTAGATTTTTCTCTAATAGCGATTACGTCACCTGCTTTTAATAAATATGAAGGGATGTTTACAATTTCTCCGTTTACTGTTACGTGTCTGTGAGAAACTAACTGTCTAGCACCAGCTCTGGTTTTAGAAAAACCAAATCTGTATACTACGTTATCTAATCTAGATTCACATAATTGTAAAAGAACCTCACCTGTAACGCCTTTGCTTCTGTGCGCTTTATCGAAAAGGTTAGCAAATTGTCTTTCTAAGATACCGTAAGTATATTTAGCTTTTTGTTTTTCAGCTAACTGTACAGCATATTCAGATTTTTTAGCACCTCTTCTTTTGTTAGGTCCGTGTTGTCCTGGTGGTTGATTTTTTCTTTTTTCGAAACTTTTATCGTCTCCGTAAATTGCAGCACCAAATTTACGTGCAATTTTAGTTTTTGGTCCAATATATCTTGCCATAGGTTAAATTTCTAAAAATTAAACTCTTCTTCTTTTAGGTGGTCTACATCCATTGTGTGGCATAGGAGTCACGTCAATGATTTCTGAAACTTCAATTCCTGAATTGTGAATAGATCTGATTGCAGATTCTCTACCTGCACCTGGACCTTTTACAAACACCTTTACTCTTCTTAAACCAGCTTCGTAAGCTACTGAAGAGCAATTTTCTGCAGCCATTTGAGCTGCGAATGGAGTATTCTTTTTAGAACCTCTGAATCCCATTTTACCGGCAGAAGACCAAGAAATTACTTCTCCGTTTTTGTTTGTCAAAGAAATAATAATATTATTGAAAGAAGCTTGGATATGTGCTTCACCAATAGCTTCTACTTTTACTTTTCTTTTTTTAACTACTTTAGTTTGTTTTGCCATAATTCTAATCTAAAGATTATTTACTTGCTTTTTTCTTGTTAGCAACTGTTTTTCTCTTTCCTTTACGGGTTCTAGAATTGTTTTTCGTTCTTTGGCCTCTTAAAGGTAATCCCAGTCTGTGACGTATTCCTCGTTGGCAACCTATGTCCATCAATCTCTTGATATTCAATTGCACTTCAGAACGTAATTCACCTTCTACTTTGATGTTTTCAGTGATGTAATTTCTGATTGCAGCCAATTCATCGTCATTCCATTCGTTGACTTTCTTGTCTTCGCTGATACCGGCATTTTTAAGGATTTCAGAAGCTGTGCTTCTACCAATTCCGTAAATGTAAGTTAAACCGATAACGCCTCTTTTGTTTTTTGGTAAATCAATACCTGAAATTCTCGCCATAATTTAATTTTAGCCTTGTCTTTGTTTAAATTTTGGGTTCTTCTTGTTAATAATGTACAATCTGCCTTTTCTTCTTACGATTTTGCAATCTGCACTTCTTTTTTTAATTGATGCTCTAACTTTCATTAGTATTTAATTTAATATCTAAATGTTATTCTTCCTTTTGATAAATCATAAGGAGAGAGTTCTAATTTTACCTTGTCTCCTGGTAAAAGTTTTATGTAATGCATTCTCATTTTCCCTGAAATGTGAGCGATGAGAACATGCCCATTTTCCAGTTCCACACGGAACATGGCGTTAGATAGTGCTTCCACTATAACGCCATCTTGTTCTATATGTTTTTGTTTTGCCATAGATGTTTTTTATAAGTTTGATGTTCTAGATAATTTAGATTGCATCAATCCATCATAGTGATGGTTCAACAAATACGTGTTGATTTGCTGAACTGTATCTAAAATTACTCCTACCATGATCAATAATGAAGTTCCTCCGAAAAAATGGGAGAATCCTTCAGTCTGAACAAAGCCTCCATGCACTAAAGCTGGAAGGATTGCAAAGATAGATAAAAAAACCGCACCCGGCAAGGTTATTTTAGATAAAATATCATCTAAGTAATTTGCAGTCTCTTGTCCTGGTCTTACTTTCGGTATTAAACCTCCATTTCTCTTTAAGTCATCTGCCATTTGATTCACTGGAATAGTGATGGCTGTGTAGAAATAAGAGAAGATGATAATTAAAATTACTAGTAATACATTATACTGCCAGCTGAATGGATTTTTGAATCCTGCTAAGAAAGTATTGGTATCATCGAATTTAGTTAACAAACCAGGAACAAACATTAATGCTTGTGCGAAAATTAGTGGCATTACTCCAGATGCATTTACTTTTAGAGGAATCCATTGTCTTGCTCCTTGTAATAAATTTCTGTTTGCACCACCTGTTGCGTGAGCTCTACTTACATACTGAATAGGAATTTTTCTTACCGCAACTGAAAGTACAATTGCTAATAAGATTACCACCAACCAGAATAAAACCTCGATGAGGATCATGATGCTTCCTAAACCTCCGTTTCCTGTTTGAGTAGTAAATTCTTGTAAAAATGCAGTTGGTAAACCAGCTAGAATCCCTACCATGATTAAGATAGAAATCCCGTTACCAATGCCTTTATCTGTAATTTTTTCTCCTAACCACATTGCAAAGATAGAACCTGCAACTAATATCACTACACTTGGAACATAAAATGCAATAGATTGCGGATCAATATAATACGCAGATCTAAATTGTTCGTAAGGTAAAAAAACCTGTGTAATAGTACCTAGGTAAAATGGTGCTTGTACGAGACAAACACCTATTGTTAACCATCTTGTAATTTGATTTAAGGTTTTTCTACCACTTTCACCATCTTTCTGAAGTTTCTGTAAATAAGGAATTGCCATTCCCATAAGCTGCACAATAATAGATGCAGAAATGTACGGCATGATTCCTAGAGCCATGATTGAAGCATGACTGAAAGCTCCTCCAGTAAATGATGATAATAGACCTAATAGACCTGCAGCTTGTTTACCGCCACCTTGTTTTTGAAAATGATCTAATAAATTTCCTACTTCTGCCATGTTAATAGCTGGTAGAGAAATATAAGAAGCAAATCTATATACTAGAATCAAAGAAAGAGTGACAATAATCTTGTCCCTCAATTCTTGTAAACTCCAGATGTTTTTAAGTGTTTGAATAAAACCTTTCATTTGTTTTTATTAAAGAGTGATCGCTTTACCTCCTGCTTTAGAGATTGCCTCTTCAGCAGATTTAGTGAATTTGTTAGCAGAAATAGAAACAGAAGATTTAAGTTCTCCTCTACCCATAATTTTCACTAATTCATTTTTAGAAGATAAACCATTTTCTACCAATACTTCTTTAGTAACTTCAGAAAGATTTTTAGCGTCTACTAATGCTTGAATAGTATCTAGATTAATAGCTCTGTATTCTTTTCTGTTAATGTTATTAAATCCGAATTTTGGTAATCTTCTTTGTAAAGGCATTTGACCACCTTCAAAACCTATTTTCTGTGAGTAACCAGCTCTTGATTTTTGACCTTTGTGACCTTTTGTAGATGTACCACCTTTGCCACTACCTTGTCCTCTACCTACTCTTTTTGAATTATGAGTAGCTCCAGATGCTGGTTGAATATTATTTAAATTCATTTTTGTTAAAATTTAATTAGTTTTCCTGTACTTCTACTAAATGTCTCACTGCTGCTACCATACCTAAGATAGATGGAGTAGCTTCGTGTTCTACAACTTGGTTTAATTTTTTAAGACCAAGAGCTACTAAAGTATCTTTTTGTACTTTAGGTCTTTTGATAGCACTTCTTACTTGTTTGATTTTAATTGTTGCCATGATATAAAAAATTAACCGTTAAACACTTTAGTTAAAGAAATTCCTCTCATTCTTGCAATTTCTTCTGGTCTTCTGATATCTAACAATGCTTTGAAAGTTGCCTTTACCACATTGTGAGGGTTAGAAGAACCTTTAGATTTTGAAAGTACATCATGTACTCCTGCAGATTCTAGTACCGCTCTTACCGCACCACCTGCGATTAATCCTGTACCGTGAGAAGCTGGTCTTAAGAAGATATCAGCACCACCGTATCTAGCAGAAGTTTGGTGAGGGATTGTATGATTCATTACAGGAACTTTCACTAAATTTTTCTTAGCATCTTCTACTGCTTTAGCAATAGCAGAAGCAACTTCTTTAGATTTACCTAAACCGAAACCGATTACTCCGTCTTCATTACCTACTACTACGATTGCAGAAAATCCGAAAGCTCTACCTCCTTTGGTTACTTTAGTTACTCTGTTTACGGCAACTAGACGATCTTTAAGTTCTAGACCACCTGGTTTTACTCTTTCTATATTATCTAATCCTAACATAATTTTTTAATTTTTAAAATTTCAAACCACCTTCTCTAGCACCGTCTGCAAGAGCTTTTACTCTACCGTGATATACGAAACCGTTTCTATCAAAAACTACTTTTTCAAATCCAGCAGCTAAAGCTTTTTCAGCAATTTTCTTACCTACTGCAGTTGCAACTTCAGTTTTAGTTCCATTAGCATCTACTCCTTTCTCTCTAGAAGAAGCAGCTACTAAAGTTTTACCTTCTTTATCGTCAATTAATTGAGCGTAGATTTCTTTGTTACTCTTGTAAACAGAAAGTCTTGGCGCTGAAGAAGTTCCAGAGATTTTGCCTCTTACTCTTCTTTTAATTCTATCTCTTTTTTGTACTTTTGTTAATGCCATTGTCTTAATTTTTAAGCAGATTTACCAGCTTTACGTCTAATTATTTCACCAACGAATTTCACACCTTTACCTTTGTATGGTTCTGGTTTTCTGAATGAGCGAATTTTAGCAGCCACCATTCCCAATAATTGTTTGTCATAAGAAGACAAAGTGATGATTGGGTTTTTACCTTTTTCTGTTAAAGTATCTACTGTGATTTCTTTTGGAAGATCTAGTACGATACCGTGAGAGAAACCTAGAGCTAATTCTAGTTTTTGACCAGAGTGAGATGCTCTATAACCTACCCCTACTAATTCTAATTTTTTGGTGAAACCTTCAGAGGTTCCTACCACCATATTATTGATTAACGCTCTATAAAGACCGTGTAATGCTTTATGATTTTTAGCTTCAGATGGTCTGTTTACAGTGATTTTACCATCTTCTTGCTCAAGAGTAATTCCGCCTGTAATTTCTTGAGAAAGTTCTCCTTTAGGACCTTTCACAGTTACTACATTATCGTTTACAGTAACTGTAACACCTGCAGGAATTTCTATAATTGATTTACCAATTCTTGACATTTCTTCCTAATTTTTACAATTAATAAACATAGCAGATTACTTCGCCACCTACTTTTTCTTCTCTGGCTTTCTTATCAGTCATTACTCCCTTAGAAGTAGAGATGATAGCTACACCTAAACCGTTTAATACTCTTGGTAATTCTTCTGTACCAGCGTATTTTCTCAAACCTGGTCTAGAAGCTCTTTGGATAGACTTAATAGCCGGTTTGTTAGTTTGCTTATCATATTTCAAAGCGATTTTGATAGTCCCTTGAACAGCGTTATCTTCAAACTTGTAGTTTAAGATGTAACCTTGATCAAATAAGATTTTCGTAATCTCCTTTTTGATTTTTGATGCAGGAATTTCCACCACTTTGTGGCCTGCGCTTTGTGCGTTCCTTACTCTAGTTAGGAAATCTGAAATTGGATCTGTTACCATTTTTTTATTTTAAATTATTATTGGTGAATGATATTCAGTATTGCAGATGGCTTTTAATTTTGAGGCTAAAAGCCATAAGCAACTTAAATATCTTGATTAAAAACTAATTGTTACCAACTTGCTTTTTTAACTCCCGGGATAAGACCATTGTTAGCCATTTCTCTGAAAGTAACTCTCGAAATACCGAAAGTTCTCATGTAACCTCTTGGTCTTCCTGTTAATTTACATCTGTTGTGTAATCTTACAGGAGAAGCGTTTTTAGGTAATTTCTGAAGTGCTTCATAATCACCTGCTTCTTTTAGGGCAGCTCTTTTAGCAGCATATTTAGCAACTAGTGCTTCTCTTTTGCGCTCACGCGCTTTCATTGATTCTTTTGCCATTTCTTAGTTCTTTTTAAACGGTAAACCGAAATGAGTTAATAATGCTTTTGCTTCTTTGTCAGTTTTAGCAGTAGTAACGAAAGTGATGTCCATCCCTTGGATTTTTTTCACTTTGTCGATCACGATTTCTGGGAAGATAATTTGCTCAGTAATCCCTAAGTTGTAATTACCTCTACCATCGAAACCATCGGCTTTGATACCGTTAAAATCTCTAATTCTTGGTAAAGCAGATGACGTAAGTCTATCTAAAAATTCGTACATTTTTTCTGCTCTAAGCGTTACTCTTGCACCAACTGGCATCCCTTTTCTTAATTTGAAAGCTGCCTCGTCTTTTTTAGATAAAGTTCCTACTGCTTTTTGACCAGTGATAGCTGTAAGTTCTTCTACTGCATAGTCTACGATTTTTTTGTCTGCAGTTGCAGCACCTAAACCTTGAGACACAACAATTTTTTCTAATTTAGGTACTTGCATGATAGATTTGTACCCAAATTCTTCCATCATTGCTGGAACAATTTTTTCTGTATATAATTTTTTGGGTCTTGCTACGTATTCCATAATTAGATTTCTTTACCTGTTGTTTTAGCAATTCTTACTTTTTTATCACCTTCTACTTTATACGCTACTTTAGTAGCTTTTCCGTTTGCATCTACTAGAGATACGTTAGAAATATTAATAGATGCTTCTTTTTCTACGATTCCGCCTTGAGGATTAGATGCAGATGGTTTTACGTGTTTTTTAACAACGTTTACACCTGCTACGATAACTCTAGCATCAGCGTTTTCTTTCTTAATCACTTCTAGAACTTCACCTTTACTACCTTTGTTTTTACCAGTAGTAACGATTACGTTATCTCCTCTTTTTATTTTAACTTTTGCCATTTTTTCTAAAATTTTTAAAATTATAATACTTCAGGAGCTAATGAAATGATTTTCATATATTCTTTGTCTCTCAATTCACGAGCAACTGGCCCGAAAACACGAGTTCCTCTCATTTCTCCAGCAGCATTTAGAAGAACGCAAGCATTGTCATCAAATTTGATGTATGAACCATCTTTTCTTCTAACTGCTTTTTTAGTTCTTACGATAACTGCTTTAGATACTTGTCCTTTTTTTGCATTTCCTGATGGAGTAGAATCTTTGATAGTAACTACGATTTTATCACCTACAGAAGCATATCTTCTTCTAGTTCCACCTAGAACTCTGATTACTAGTACTTCTTTTGCACCAGTATTATCAGCAACTTTTAATCTTGATTCGGTTTGTAACATTACTTAGCTCTTTCAATTATACTTACTAATCTCCATCTTTTATTTTTGCTCAAAGGTCTAGTTTCTGTAATTAAAACTTTATCCCCTTCGTTGCACTCATTGTTTTCATCGTGAGCGGTATATTTTTTCGTTTTTAATACGAATTTACCATACATTGGATGTTTCATTCTCATCGTTTCACTAACTACAATGGTTTTTTCCATTTTATTGCTAGAAACGATTCCGATTCTTTCTTTTCTTAAATTTCTTTCCATGATAAAATGAAATTATTGTTTGTTAGTTAACTCAGTTTCAAGTCTTGCGATTGTTCTTCTTAAATCTCTGATTTGAATAGGATTTTCAATCGGGCTAATTCTGTGCGCTAATTTCATTTTCGTGTAATCAGCTTTAAGAGCAGCTAATTGATTTTTAATATCTCCTGCGCTTAGATTTTTGATGTCAGCTTTTTTCATTTTTCAAAGATTATTGAGGTTGAACAAAATCGTTAGCTACTACAAATTTGGTAACTATTGGAAGTTTCTGAGCTGCAAGTCTTAACGCCTCTTTAGCTATTTCATAAGGAACTCCACCTACTTCAAACATAATTTTACCAGGTTTTACTACAGCTACCCAATATTCTACAGCACCTTTACCTTTACCCATCCTTACTTCGGCTGGTTTTTTAGTAATAGGCTTATCTGGAAATATTTTAATCCATAGTTGACCTTCTCTTTTCATATATCTTGTAGCAGCGATACGCGCAGCTTCAATTTGTCTTGCAGTGATCCAAGCACCGTCTATAGCTTTAATTCCGAAAGTTCCATACGCTAATTGAGATCCTCTTTGCGCATTTCCCTTCATTTTCATTTTATGAACACGACGGAATTTCGTTCTTTTAGGTTGTAACATAATTTCTTAAATTTTAGATTTTAGATTTTAGATTTTAAAAAAGTAACGGTGATTTAAAAAATATCCTCTAAAATTTGATTAATTATTTTTTATCTCTTGGTCTTCTGTTGTCTCTTCCACCAGAAGGTCCTTTTTTCTGTTGACCAACAAGTGGAGATAATTCTCTCTTGCCATACACTTCACCTTTCATGATCCAAACTTTCACTCCTAGCTTACCGTACTGAGTAAGTGCTTCACCAATGTGATAATCGATATCTGCTCTGAAAGTAGACAATGGGATTCTTCCTTCTTTGAAAGATTCTGATCTTGCCATTTCAGCTCCGTTTAATCTACCTGAGATTTGAACTTTGATACCTTCTGCACCCATTCTCATAGTGCTGGTCATAGCCATTTTAACAGCTCTTCTGTAAGAAATTCTGTTTTCTATTTGCTTAGCAATACTTTCTGCAACTAGAATTGCGTCTAGTTCTGGTCTTTTGATTTCGAAGATATTGATTTGGATATCTTTATCAGTTATCTTTTTTAATTCTTCTTTTAATTTATCAACTTCTTGACCACCTTTACCGATGATAAGACCTGGTCTTGCAGTAGTGATTGTTACTGTTACTAATTTTAGGGTTCTCTCGATGTAGATTCTAGAGATACCACCTTTAGATAATCTAGCTTCTAGGTATCTTCTGATTTTGTAGTCTTCTGCGATTCTGTCTCCATAATCGTTTCCACCAAACCAGTTAGAATCCCATCCTCTGATGATTCCTAATCTATTACCAATTGGATTTGTCTTCTGTCCCATACCTTTGATTATTGATTATCTTGTTTGTTACCTAATATTAATGTTACGTGGTTAGATCTTTTTCTAATTCTGTAACCTCTACCTTGCGGTGCAGGTCTTAATCTCTTAAGTTGTCTTGCACTGTCTACAAATATTTCTTTTACAAAAAGATTTGCCGCTTCTATGTCAGCACCTTCATTTTTTGCTTGCCAGTTAGCAATTGCAGAAAGAAGAAGTTTTTCTAATTTATTAGAAGCGTCTTTTTTAGAATATTTAAGGATGTATAAAGCTCTGTCTACATTTTCTCCACGGATGATATCAGCAACGAGTCTCATTTTTCTTGGAGAAGACGGACAATTGTTTAATGAAGCTTTTACAACGTCTTTGTTAGCTTCTTTTCTTGCGATTGCGCTATCTTGTTTTCTTGATCCCATGATTATCTGCTACCTTTATTTTTGTTACCAGAGTGTCCTCTGAAAGATCTCGTTGGAGAAAATTCACCTAACTTATGTCCTACCATGTTTTCAGTTACATAAACTGGGATAAAAGATTTCCCGTTGTGTACTGCGATAGTTTGACCTACCATGTCTGGAGAAATCATTGATGCTCTAGACCATGTTTTAATAACTGTCTTCTTATTTTGTTCTATGTTTGCCTGAACCTTCTTTTCTAAATGATGTGCGATGAAAGGTCCTTTCTTAAGTGATCTTGCCATAATTATTTTCTTTTAGATACGATGTAACGGTTAGACACTTTGTTTTTCTTTCTAGTCTTGTAACCTTTAGCTGGTTTACCGTTTCTAGATCTTGGGTGACCACCAGAAGATCTACCTTCACCACCTCCCATTGGGTGATCTACAGGGTTCATAGCTACAGCTCTTGTTCTTGGTCTCTTACCTAACCATCTGCTTCTACCTGCTTTACCAGAAACGGTAAGTTGGTGATCTGAGTTAGATACAGAACCAATCATAGCCATACATTCTACTAAAATCATTCTAGATTCTCCTGAAGGCAATTTAATGATTGCATATTTACCATCTCTAGAAGTTAATTGCGCAGAAGAACCTGCACTTCTAGCAAGGATTGCACCTTGTCCTGGTCTTAGTTCGATGCAAGAGATCACAGTACCTAATGGTATGTTTTTCAATTTCATTGCATTTCCTACTTCAGGTTCTACATTATCTCCAGAAACTACAGTTTGACCTACTTTAATACCGTTTGGAGCAACGATGTATCTCTTTTCTCCATCTGTGTATTCTACTAAAGCGATAAACGCAGTTCTGTTTGGATCATACTCCACAGATAAAACAGTAGCAGCTACATCAAATTTATTTCTTTTGAAATCGATGATTCTGTACTTTTTCTTGTGTCCACCTCCGGTATAACGCATGGTCATTTTACCAGTGTTATTTCTACCTCCTTTTTTAGAAAGTCCTACAGTTAGAGACTTCTCAGGTTTGTTGGTAGTAATTTCTTCAAAATTGTTTACAATTCTGAATCTCTGTCCTGGGGTGATAGGTTTTAATTTTCTAACAGACATTACTATTAATTATATAAAATTATTAATTTGTTGCAAAAATATCAATGGTTTCGCCTTCTACAAGTTGAACCAAAGCTTTCTTCAATTTATTGGTTTTACCAACTTGAAGTCCTTTTTTAGTGTATTTCGAAGAAACTTTAGGAGCATAAATCATTGTTCTTACGTCTTCTACCTTTACACTATAAGCAGCTTCTACAGCTTGTTTGATTTGGATTTTATTAGCTTTAGTATCTACTAAAAACGTATAAACTCCGCTCAATTCTGACTGGCTGTTTGCTTTTTCTGAAATGATTGGTTTAATGATAACTGACATGACTTATTTTCTTAAATTTTCTTGAAATTTTTCTACAGCACCTTCGAAGAATACTACTTCACCAGCATTAACTAAGTCATAAGAAGAAATCTCATTATAAGTTAAAACTTTTACTTTCGGTAAGTTTCTTGAAGATAAATATACGTTCTTGTTTGTTTCAGCAAGCACGAATAATGCTTTTTTGCCTTCCAAACCTAATGCATTAAATACATTGATGAAATCTTTAGTTTTAGGAGCAGCAAATGTTACTTCTTCTAATACTTTAATAGAGTTTTCTCTCATTTTTTGAGAAAGAACAGATTTCTTAGCTAATCTTTTTAATGCTTTATTTAATTTGAATCTGTAATCTCTTGGCTTAGGACCGAATACTCTACCCCCACCTTTGAAAGTTGGAGATTTAATATCACCATATCTAGCCGAACCAGATCCTTTTTGTTTTTTAAGTTTTCTAGTAGAAGCAGTAATTTCGCTTCTTTCTTTAGACTTATGAGTTCCTTGTCTTTGAGCAGCAAGGTATTGTTTCACTTCTAAGTAAACCGCGTGCTGATTTGGCTCAATTCCGAAGATAGCTTCGTCTAGTTGAACTTTTCTTCCGGTTTCTTTTCCTGATGTATTTAATACTACTAGTTCCATTTCTTGATAATTACATAAGAATTTTTAGCTCCCGGAACAGCACCTTTTACTACTAAAAGATTTTGTTCTGTATCTACTTTTAACACTTGAAGGTTTTGAACAGTTACCTGTTTTCCTCCCATTCTACCAGCCATTCTAAGTCCTTTGAAAACTCTAGAAGGGTCAGAACCTGCACCGATTGAACCTGGAGCTCTTAATCTGTTGTGCTGACCGTGGGTAGCTTGCATTACACCACCAAAGTTATGTCTTTTAACAACCCCTTGGAAACCTTTACCTTTAGAAGTACCTGTTACGTCTACATATTCACCTTCGTTGAACATGTCTACGATTATTTGATCTCCTACTTTCACTTCGTGTTCGAATTCATTTCTGAATTCCACGATTTTCGCCTTTGGCGTAGAACCAGCCTTTTTGAAATGACCAGCTAACGCTTTAGATACGTTCTTCTCACTCTTGTCATCGAAACCTAGTTGCACCGCTTTGTAACCGTCAACTTCTTCGGTTCTGACCTGTAAAACCGCGCATGGACCAGCTTGAATAACTGTACAAGGGATATTCTTCCCTTCTTCGTTAAACAAAGATGTCATACCGATTTTTTTACCAATAATACCTGACATTATTAATATATTATACTTAAATTGTTTATTATAACTCCCTATTCTAGAGGAATTTAGTAATATCTACGTCTGAAATAGGCATACTTCTTCCCTAAAATGAGTGTGCAAATGTAAGAATATTTTTTGAACTGACAAACAGTAAGTTAAAATTATTTTCTATTTTAATCCATTCATGTTCAGTCACTCGTGAAATCATAAACTTATAATTATTCTATCATAAAGATTAATTAAAATATGATGTTTGTAATTAGGAAAAGGAAGTCCTTTTAATGCTTATTTTTTTGCTATAAATTTAAAATTGCTGTCAAATCGCATATTTTCGACACTTAATTTACTTTCATAACCGTTTTGAAAGCCGTATTTTTGCAAAATAAATTTAATCCTTTCTAAAAATGAATCATTCAGTATACGTAATCACCTCTTCTGCACAAAGCGGAAAATCTATTGTAAGTCTTGGATTAATGCAAATGCTGAAACGCACCACTCCTAATGTGGCGTTTTTTAAGCCTCTTATCGAAAATAAAAATGTAGTAGACAATCATATAGATACTATTTTATCTCACTTTAATGTTAACATGAATTATGAGGATGCTTACTCATATTCTAGAAGTGAGTTTACCGAACATCAAAATCAAGGAAAAATCAATGAGGTTTATGATACCATCATCGAGAAATATAAAAATTTAGAAAATGAATTTGATTTTGTATTGGTAGAAGGAAGTGATTTTACAGAAGAAGGTTCTGTTTTCGAAATAGATTTTAATGGTTCTATTGCCAAGAATTTAGGAATCCCCGTTTTATTAGTAGTAAAAGACAGTTTCGAAACCGTTCCTGAATTGGTAAACAATGTGATTGCAGAAGTCAATTCATTTTTAGAAAAAGACGTTAATATAATAGGAGTAATTGTTAATCGTTGCGAAAAAGAACAAAGCGAAGTACAAA
Proteins encoded:
- the rpsS gene encoding 30S ribosomal protein S19, whose product is MARSLKKGPFIAHHLEKKVQANIEQNKKTVIKTWSRASMISPDMVGQTIAVHNGKSFIPVYVTENMVGHKLGEFSPTRSFRGHSGNKNKGSR
- the rplC gene encoding 50S ribosomal protein L3, whose amino-acid sequence is MSGIIGKKIGMTSLFNEEGKNIPCTVIQAGPCAVLQVRTEEVDGYKAVQLGFDDKSEKNVSKALAGHFKKAGSTPKAKIVEFRNEFEHEVKVGDQIIVDMFNEGEYVDVTGTSKGKGFQGVVKRHNFGGVMQATHGQHNRLRAPGSIGAGSDPSRVFKGLRMAGRMGGKQVTVQNLQVLKVDTEQNLLVVKGAVPGAKNSYVIIKKWN
- the rplD gene encoding 50S ribosomal protein L4, which codes for MELVVLNTSGKETGRKVQLDEAIFGIEPNQHAVYLEVKQYLAAQRQGTHKSKERSEITASTRKLKKQKGSGSARYGDIKSPTFKGGGRVFGPKPRDYRFKLNKALKRLAKKSVLSQKMRENSIKVLEEVTFAAPKTKDFINVFNALGLEGKKALFVLAETNKNVYLSSRNLPKVKVLTYNEISSYDLVNAGEVVFFEGAVEKFQENLRK
- the rplW gene encoding 50S ribosomal protein L23, whose protein sequence is MSVIIKPIISEKANSQSELSGVYTFLVDTKANKIQIKQAVEAAYSVKVEDVRTMIYAPKVSSKYTKKGLQVGKTNKLKKALVQLVEGETIDIFATN
- the rpsC gene encoding 30S ribosomal protein S3, which gives rise to MGQKTNPIGNRLGIIRGWDSNWFGGNDYGDRIAEDYKIRRYLEARLSKGGISRIYIERTLKLVTVTITTARPGLIIGKGGQEVDKLKEELKKITDKDIQINIFEIKRPELDAILVAESIAKQIENRISYRRAVKMAMTSTMRMGAEGIKVQISGRLNGAEMARSESFKEGRIPLSTFRADIDYHIGEALTQYGKLGVKVWIMKGEVYGKRELSPLVGQQKKGPSGGRDNRRPRDKK
- the rplV gene encoding 50S ribosomal protein L22, with the protein product MGSRKQDSAIARKEANKDVVKASLNNCPSSPRKMRLVADIIRGENVDRALYILKYSKKDASNKLEKLLLSAIANWQAKNEGADIEAANLFVKEIFVDSARQLKRLRPAPQGRGYRIRKRSNHVTLILGNKQDNQ
- the rplB gene encoding 50S ribosomal protein L2, translated to MSVRKLKPITPGQRFRIVNNFEEITTNKPEKSLTVGLSKKGGRNNTGKMTMRYTGGGHKKKYRIIDFKRNKFDVAATVLSVEYDPNRTAFIALVEYTDGEKRYIVAPNGIKVGQTVVSGDNVEPEVGNAMKLKNIPLGTVISCIELRPGQGAILARSAGSSAQLTSRDGKYAIIKLPSGESRMILVECMAMIGSVSNSDHQLTVSGKAGRSRWLGKRPRTRAVAMNPVDHPMGGGEGRSSGGHPRSRNGKPAKGYKTRKKNKVSNRYIVSKRK